In Bacteroidota bacterium, a single genomic region encodes these proteins:
- a CDS encoding SGNH/GDSL hydrolase family protein: MKYKYFIYLLIIAFIGSCKPELDEFTPDKGSADFSKYVSVGNSLTAGFTDGALYEQGQLNSYANILATQFKAVGGGEFKTPLLTYPGGIGTQTVGGQTLLIPYLKLTLLMTCMGEEYKPYPSDPNFIQKQPEMQAALAASVAAQGPFNNIGVPGAKSYHVITPGYATLNPFFGRFASNANNTVLNEAAPIAPTFFSIWLGSNDVLDYALSGGDEAGPAHAITTMGPDPIIGHPGFSAAMDAVIGSMVQIGATDSKGVLLNVPDVLAAPYFTAIPYNGIYLTQEEADQLNGFWQMHQVPGIQFNAGLNPPVVMNADSSIRQLNQGEIILAILSDSIQCGKFLGRYAPIPGNYFLSIPEIQKIDSAVTNYNTEINNLLTKYNANVAFVDIHKLLKDAEKGIFVEGISFSTAGVEGNIFGLDGLHLSPQGNALIAHFIIEKINATFGAKVPQVNIAAYPSIFYP; this comes from the coding sequence ATGAAGTACAAATATTTTATCTACCTATTGATCATTGCGTTCATCGGTTCCTGTAAGCCGGAACTGGATGAATTTACACCTGATAAGGGCTCAGCCGACTTCTCCAAATATGTTTCCGTAGGAAACTCCCTCACTGCAGGATTTACCGATGGAGCGCTTTACGAACAGGGCCAGCTGAACTCTTATGCCAACATCCTGGCAACACAGTTTAAAGCCGTTGGTGGCGGGGAATTTAAAACACCGCTATTGACTTATCCGGGCGGTATAGGTACTCAGACCGTTGGCGGCCAAACCCTGCTTATCCCCTACCTTAAGCTGACACTGCTGATGACATGTATGGGTGAGGAATACAAACCCTATCCCTCCGATCCCAATTTTATCCAGAAACAACCTGAGATGCAGGCTGCACTCGCTGCTTCCGTAGCAGCACAGGGCCCTTTTAATAATATTGGGGTACCGGGCGCTAAATCGTATCATGTGATCACTCCGGGTTATGCAACTTTGAATCCATTCTTCGGCCGTTTTGCAAGTAATGCTAACAATACTGTATTGAACGAAGCGGCTCCCATCGCTCCTACTTTCTTTAGTATCTGGCTTGGCTCCAATGACGTTCTTGATTATGCACTCTCCGGTGGTGATGAAGCCGGTCCTGCACATGCAATAACAACCATGGGACCGGATCCCATCATTGGTCATCCGGGGTTCTCAGCCGCTATGGACGCTGTTATCGGTTCTATGGTCCAAATAGGCGCTACAGACTCTAAAGGAGTGCTTCTAAATGTCCCTGATGTGTTGGCTGCGCCGTATTTCACTGCAATACCTTATAATGGCATCTACCTTACCCAGGAAGAAGCCGACCAGCTCAACGGATTCTGGCAAATGCACCAGGTACCGGGGATACAGTTCAACGCAGGACTGAATCCACCCGTTGTGATGAATGCCGATAGCAGCATCCGCCAACTGAACCAAGGTGAAATCATCCTGGCCATACTCAGCGACTCTATCCAGTGCGGTAAATTCCTGGGACGTTATGCGCCTATTCCTGGAAATTATTTCCTTTCCATACCTGAAATACAGAAAATCGATTCGGCCGTCACTAATTACAACACCGAAATCAACAACCTTCTTACAAAATACAATGCAAATGTTGCTTTTGTCGACATACATAAACTGTTGAAAGATGCAGAAAAAGGCATTTTTGTTGAAGGTATCTCCTTCTCCACTGCCGGTGTGGAAGGCAATATTTTCGGACTCGACGGGCTTCATCTGAGTCCGCAGGGAAATGCGCTCATTGCTCACTTCATCATTGAAAAAATCAACGCGACTTTTGGCGCTAAAGTGCCTCAGGTCAATATTGCGGCATACCCCTCCATATTTTATCCGTAA